From a single Micromonospora carbonacea genomic region:
- a CDS encoding GNAT family N-acetyltransferase, protein MLRQQDVGHRIVVRRIVGIREGRPLFSDALGELVELTETHVTLTTDQGRLRVPVAEVHRAKRVPPARRPTAAAVVALELASDEAWPAPTRGRLGDWLLRSAQGWTGRANSALPVGDPDRPLPAALDAVERWYADLGQPAMVNTPLPLAAPVGAELDARGWTSRPLTLVQTAPLAPLRAGRAAPPQGQAAPGNAGPEHAGADDEPADHASPGRVDPPPAGADPPPGRVGAPLGRHGEVEPGAGTPPAVPGPAGLPPVELAAAPSDDWLAVAAGRKGGFPDAAHHVLTAVDQVRFAHVYADGALLAVGRGTVTGDGRWLGLSLIEALPHARRLGLATHVIRALADWGAALGASGAFLQVEQRNTPAVNLYRGLGFTTHHTYLTRVAP, encoded by the coding sequence GTGCTCCGACAGCAGGATGTGGGACACCGGATCGTGGTCCGCCGAATTGTGGGGATTCGCGAAGGCCGGCCGCTTTTTTCCGATGCCCTCGGCGAGCTGGTCGAGCTGACCGAGACCCACGTCACCCTGACCACCGATCAGGGCCGGCTGCGGGTGCCGGTGGCCGAGGTGCACCGGGCCAAGCGGGTGCCGCCGGCGCGCCGGCCGACCGCTGCCGCCGTCGTGGCGCTGGAGCTGGCCTCCGACGAGGCGTGGCCGGCGCCCACCCGGGGCCGGCTCGGCGACTGGCTGCTGCGCAGCGCGCAGGGCTGGACGGGCCGGGCGAACTCGGCGCTGCCGGTCGGCGACCCGGACCGGCCGCTGCCGGCCGCGCTGGACGCCGTCGAACGCTGGTACGCCGACCTCGGGCAGCCCGCCATGGTCAACACGCCGCTGCCGCTCGCCGCCCCGGTCGGGGCCGAGCTGGACGCGCGGGGCTGGACCTCCCGGCCGCTGACGCTGGTGCAGACCGCACCCCTCGCCCCGCTGCGCGCCGGCCGCGCCGCGCCGCCACAGGGCCAAGCCGCCCCGGGCAACGCAGGACCGGAGCACGCAGGAGCGGACGACGAACCGGCGGACCACGCCTCGCCGGGCCGGGTCGACCCGCCGCCCGCCGGGGCCGACCCACCGCCGGGCCGGGTCGGCGCGCCGCTGGGCCGGCACGGCGAGGTCGAGCCGGGGGCCGGCACCCCGCCCGCCGTACCGGGGCCCGCCGGCCTGCCGCCGGTCGAACTGGCCGCCGCGCCGTCCGACGACTGGCTCGCGGTCGCCGCCGGGCGCAAGGGCGGCTTCCCGGACGCCGCCCACCACGTGCTCACCGCCGTGGACCAGGTCCGCTTCGCCCACGTGTACGCCGACGGCGCGCTGCTCGCCGTCGGCCGCGGCACGGTCACCGGCGACGGGCGCTGGCTCGGGCTGAGCCTGATCGAGGCGCTGCCGCACGCCCGCCGCCTCGGCCTCGCCACCCACGTCATCCGCGCCCTGGCCGACTGGGGGGCCGCCCTGGGCGCCTCCGGCGCGTTCCTCCAGGTGGAGCAGCGCAACACCCCGGCGGTGAACCTCTACCGTGGCCTGGGCTTCACCACGCACCACACCTACCTCACCCGCGTCGCCCCCTGA
- the fdxA gene encoding ferredoxin, with translation MTYIIAEPCVDVLDKACIEECPVDCIYEGNRMLYIHPDECVDCGACEPVCPVEAIFYEDDVPEQWKDYTGANYEFFEDLGSPGGASKIGKVEKDATFVAGQPPRGEGH, from the coding sequence GTGACCTACATCATCGCCGAGCCCTGCGTGGATGTGCTCGACAAGGCATGCATCGAGGAATGCCCGGTCGACTGCATCTACGAGGGCAACCGGATGCTCTACATCCACCCCGACGAGTGCGTCGACTGCGGTGCCTGTGAGCCGGTCTGCCCGGTCGAGGCGATCTTCTACGAGGACGACGTCCCGGAGCAGTGGAAGGACTACACCGGGGCGAACTACGAGTTCTTCGAGGACCTGGGCTCGCCCGGTGGCGCCTCGAAGATCGGCAAGGTGGAGAAGGACGCGACGTTCGTCGCGGGCCAGCCGCCGCGCGGAGAGGGCCACTGA
- a CDS encoding TIGR03857 family LLM class F420-dependent oxidoreductase has translation MSDTPSTPATLPLGAYILSGRVPDARAGIAQAQAGEALGLSNLWISEKFGTKDLGALAGALAACTTRPGIAAGVVPLQTRHPLQLASLATTLQSLTAGRFLLGLGRGGGWLSGLGVPPTATARMVVDTVTMLRRLWNGEEVTYHGPVGDFPRLQLRELPTTPPPRVVLAGIGEQSLRLAGEHFDGVLLPAFTTPQAVARTAARVRQTAATCGRSPNAVRVYATVLTVADPTPEARAVIAGRAATYLQAPVGGERLVRTNGWDLDALRRLRGHPHIARLGDTYADAVLDPLDLAEAADLIPATWLDESTATGSPHACAARLQDYLDAGADELVLHGTTPDRLAPVIHAFSALRPPSRPQPAAADTQDRLR, from the coding sequence GTGAGCGACACCCCTTCCACCCCCGCCACCTTGCCGCTGGGGGCATACATCCTGTCCGGCCGCGTGCCTGACGCGCGTGCGGGCATCGCCCAGGCGCAGGCCGGAGAGGCACTCGGGCTCAGCAACCTGTGGATCTCCGAGAAGTTCGGCACGAAGGATCTCGGCGCCCTCGCAGGCGCACTGGCCGCATGCACCACAAGACCCGGCATCGCCGCCGGAGTCGTCCCCCTTCAGACCCGGCACCCCTTGCAGCTCGCGTCACTCGCGACCACCCTCCAGTCGCTGACCGCAGGCCGCTTCCTGCTCGGGCTCGGACGCGGCGGCGGCTGGCTGTCCGGACTCGGCGTGCCGCCCACCGCCACGGCACGGATGGTTGTCGACACCGTGACCATGCTGCGCCGGCTGTGGAACGGCGAAGAGGTGACCTACCACGGCCCCGTGGGCGATTTCCCGAGGCTTCAGCTCCGGGAACTGCCGACCACACCGCCACCCCGCGTCGTCCTGGCCGGGATAGGTGAGCAGTCCCTGCGGCTCGCCGGAGAACACTTCGACGGTGTGCTCCTGCCGGCGTTCACCACGCCGCAGGCGGTCGCACGGACCGCCGCCCGCGTCCGCCAGACCGCGGCGACCTGCGGCCGTAGCCCGAACGCCGTGCGCGTCTACGCCACCGTCCTCACCGTGGCCGACCCGACACCCGAGGCCAGGGCTGTCATCGCGGGTCGGGCGGCAACCTACCTACAGGCTCCCGTCGGCGGCGAACGGCTGGTCCGGACCAACGGCTGGGACCTGGACGCGCTTCGACGACTGCGCGGACACCCCCACATCGCCCGGCTCGGCGACACGTACGCCGACGCCGTCCTCGACCCCCTCGACCTCGCCGAGGCCGCCGACCTGATACCCGCTACCTGGCTTGACGAGTCCACCGCAACCGGAAGCCCCCATGCCTGCGCCGCCCGGCTTCAGGACTACCTCGACGCCGGTGCCGACGAGCTGGTCCTGCACGGCACCACACCCGACCGGCTCGCCCCCGTCATCCACGCTTTCTCTGCGCTCCGCCCACCCTCGCGACCGCAACCCGCCGCGGCAGACACACAGGACCGCCTGCGATGA
- the dapC gene encoding succinyldiaminopimelate transaminase, producing MNRPAPVSSRLPEFTWDTLDAAAALAAAHPDGPINLSMGTPVDPVPPVIRQALADASDAPGYPLTAGTPALRDAVATWVARSCGARVDGLGVLPTIGSKELVAWLPTLLGLGPGDVVVVPSICYPTYEDGARIAGATTVRTDSLTALGPDPRVRLVWVNSPGNPTGRVLPANHLRKVVDWARERGAVVASDECYLPLGWSAAAEPVSVLAPEVSGGSYDGLLAVHSLSKRSNLAGYRAGFVAGDPALVAELLKVRKHAGMIVPAPVQAAMIAALGDQEHADAQRERYRARRERLLAAFTGAGFTVEHSEAGLYLWLTRGEDCWATVDWLARRGILVAAGVFYGPGGARHVRAALTESDEHVAAVAARLAQP from the coding sequence CTGAACCGGCCCGCGCCGGTCTCGTCGCGGCTGCCCGAGTTCACCTGGGACACCCTGGACGCCGCGGCCGCCCTGGCCGCGGCGCACCCGGACGGCCCGATCAACCTGTCGATGGGCACCCCGGTCGACCCGGTGCCCCCGGTGATCCGGCAGGCCCTGGCCGACGCGTCCGACGCGCCCGGATACCCGCTGACCGCCGGCACCCCCGCTCTGCGGGACGCCGTCGCGACGTGGGTGGCCCGGTCCTGCGGCGCGCGCGTCGACGGCCTCGGCGTGCTGCCCACCATCGGCTCCAAGGAGCTGGTGGCGTGGCTGCCCACCCTGCTGGGCCTCGGGCCCGGTGACGTCGTCGTGGTGCCGTCGATCTGCTACCCGACGTACGAGGACGGGGCGCGGATCGCCGGGGCCACCACCGTGCGCACCGACTCGCTGACGGCGCTCGGCCCCGACCCCCGGGTCCGCCTGGTCTGGGTCAACTCGCCCGGCAACCCGACCGGCCGGGTGCTGCCCGCCAACCACCTGCGCAAGGTGGTCGACTGGGCGCGGGAGCGGGGGGCCGTCGTGGCCAGCGACGAGTGCTACCTGCCGCTGGGCTGGTCGGCCGCCGCCGAGCCGGTCTCGGTGCTCGCGCCCGAGGTGAGCGGCGGGTCGTACGACGGGCTGCTGGCCGTGCACTCGCTGTCCAAGCGGTCCAACCTGGCCGGCTACCGCGCGGGCTTCGTCGCCGGGGACCCCGCCCTCGTGGCGGAGCTGCTGAAGGTGCGCAAGCACGCCGGCATGATCGTGCCGGCCCCCGTGCAGGCGGCGATGATCGCCGCGCTCGGCGACCAGGAGCACGCCGACGCCCAGCGGGAGCGCTACCGGGCGCGGCGGGAGCGGCTGCTGGCCGCGTTCACCGGGGCCGGGTTCACCGTCGAGCACTCCGAGGCCGGGCTCTACCTGTGGCTGACCCGGGGCGAGGACTGCTGGGCGACCGTCGACTGGCTGGCCCGCCGGGGCATCCTGGTCGCCGCCGGCGTCTTCTACGGGCCGGGCGGCGCGCGGCACGTCCGGGCGGCGCTGACCGAGTCCGACGAGCACGTCGCGGCGGTCGCCGCCCGCCTCGCCCAGCCCTGA
- the mshB gene encoding N-acetyl-1-D-myo-inositol-2-amino-2-deoxy-alpha-D-glucopyranoside deacetylase → MTVVTTLPDRRLLLVHAHPDDESIGTGSTMAHYAAAGAHVTLVTCTLGEEGEIHVPELAQLAAAEADQLGGFRIGELAAACAALGVTDHRFLGGAGRYRDSGMMGLATNDHPRAFWQADLDTAAGFVVEVMREVRPQVMITYDPNGFYGHPDHIQAHRVAMRAHELAAAEGTAPAKVYWTAMPRSVLEAGLSHFTEAADNPFEGIGSIDDLPFGTPDEQIAARIDATDQHAAKEAAMRAHATQIPANSWLYSIAGNFGAEFMGVEYFTLAVGEKGPGSGPYGWEDDLFAGLGLDGDGSGRAPVAAAGVR, encoded by the coding sequence GTGACCGTCGTGACGACGCTGCCCGACCGCCGCCTCCTGCTGGTCCACGCGCACCCCGACGACGAGTCCATCGGCACCGGCTCGACGATGGCCCACTACGCCGCCGCCGGCGCCCACGTCACGCTGGTGACCTGCACGCTCGGCGAGGAGGGCGAGATCCACGTGCCGGAGCTGGCGCAGCTCGCCGCCGCCGAGGCCGACCAGCTCGGCGGGTTCCGCATCGGGGAGCTGGCCGCCGCCTGCGCCGCGCTCGGCGTCACCGACCACCGGTTCCTCGGCGGCGCGGGCCGCTACCGCGACTCCGGGATGATGGGCCTGGCCACCAACGACCACCCCCGGGCGTTCTGGCAGGCCGACCTCGACACGGCCGCCGGGTTCGTCGTGGAGGTCATGCGGGAGGTACGCCCGCAGGTCATGATCACGTACGACCCGAACGGCTTCTACGGCCACCCCGACCACATCCAGGCGCACCGGGTGGCGATGCGGGCGCACGAGCTGGCCGCCGCGGAGGGGACCGCCCCGGCGAAGGTCTACTGGACGGCCATGCCGCGCAGCGTGCTGGAGGCCGGCCTGAGCCACTTCACCGAGGCGGCGGACAACCCGTTCGAGGGCATCGGCAGCATCGACGACCTGCCCTTCGGCACCCCGGACGAGCAGATCGCCGCCCGGATCGACGCCACCGACCAGCACGCCGCGAAGGAGGCGGCGATGCGGGCGCACGCCACCCAGATCCCGGCCAACTCCTGGCTCTACTCGATCGCCGGCAACTTCGGGGCCGAGTTCATGGGCGTGGAGTACTTCACGCTGGCGGTGGGGGAGAAGGGGCCGGGCAGCGGCCCGTACGGCTGGGAGGACGACCTGTTCGCCGGGCTCGGCCTCGACGGGGACGGCTCGGGGCGGGCCCCGGTCGCGGCGGCCGGCGTCCGGTGA
- a CDS encoding cytochrome P450 gives MRSRVPLIGSAVRIRRDPLGFVQQIRRYGDVATFKLGPRTAYVVNHPDLIRQMLVTDAEKFHKGVMFQKAQVLARNGLFTSEGEFHARQRRLIQPAVHASEIAGYTRTMGDHVQGLVTAWADGEVVRMDEVTFPLALGIVARVLFSTDLDPEAAAEVQETLPVLLRGLGQRALAPFDFLDRLPTPTNRAFERALPRFQAVVYRMIRQHRLDLGQHPDLLTSLLRAVDADTGAAMTDDQVYDEVTSMIIAGSETTAAAMSWAAYLLAAHPAAQRAVQDEVDDVLQGRPVRYEDLGRLQYTHRVVKETLRLYPTTWMLMRRPLVDVDLGGYRLPADAMVLFSIFALHRDPALFPDPEHFDPDRWLPARAETIPPHAYLPFGAGPRGCIGGPFSHTEASVFLATLAQRHTLVPVSDEPARIVTTLIPMPGPIPLAVRPRKEPPVSTSPEAVTR, from the coding sequence ATGCGTTCGCGTGTTCCGCTGATCGGCAGCGCCGTTCGCATCCGCCGCGATCCGCTGGGGTTCGTGCAGCAGATCCGCCGCTACGGCGATGTGGCCACGTTCAAACTGGGCCCGCGGACGGCGTACGTGGTGAACCACCCCGATCTGATCCGTCAGATGCTGGTGACGGATGCCGAGAAGTTCCACAAGGGGGTGATGTTCCAGAAGGCACAGGTCCTGGCCCGCAACGGCCTGTTCACGTCGGAGGGGGAGTTCCACGCCCGGCAGCGCCGACTCATCCAGCCGGCAGTCCACGCCTCCGAGATCGCCGGCTACACCCGGACCATGGGGGACCACGTCCAGGGGCTGGTGACCGCATGGGCCGACGGGGAAGTCGTCCGGATGGACGAGGTCACCTTCCCGCTGGCGCTCGGCATCGTCGCCCGGGTCCTGTTCTCCACGGACCTCGACCCGGAGGCCGCGGCCGAGGTCCAGGAGACCCTCCCCGTGCTGCTGCGGGGTCTCGGCCAGCGCGCCCTGGCGCCGTTCGACTTCCTGGACCGGTTGCCGACGCCGACCAACCGGGCGTTCGAGCGCGCGCTGCCGCGGTTCCAGGCCGTGGTCTACCGGATGATCCGTCAGCACCGGCTAGACCTCGGGCAACACCCGGACCTGCTGACCTCGCTGCTGCGGGCCGTGGACGCGGACACCGGTGCGGCCATGACGGACGACCAGGTCTACGACGAGGTCACCAGCATGATCATCGCCGGCAGCGAGACGACGGCGGCTGCGATGTCCTGGGCGGCCTACCTGCTCGCCGCCCACCCGGCTGCGCAACGCGCCGTGCAGGACGAGGTCGACGACGTCCTACAGGGCCGTCCGGTGCGGTACGAGGACCTGGGGCGACTGCAGTACACCCATCGCGTCGTCAAGGAGACCCTGCGCCTCTACCCGACCACCTGGATGCTGATGCGCCGTCCCCTCGTCGACGTCGACCTCGGCGGCTACCGGCTCCCGGCCGATGCGATGGTGCTGTTCTCCATCTTCGCCCTGCACCGCGACCCGGCCCTCTTCCCGGATCCGGAGCACTTCGACCCGGACCGCTGGCTGCCGGCCCGTGCCGAGACGATTCCGCCCCACGCCTACCTGCCCTTCGGCGCCGGCCCGCGAGGGTGCATCGGGGGCCCGTTCTCCCACACCGAGGCGTCGGTGTTCCTCGCCACCCTGGCCCAACGGCACACCCTGGTTCCGGTGTCCGACGAACCGGCCCGGATCGTCACCACGCTCATCCCGATGCCGGGGCCCATTCCGCTGGCCGTGCGTCCCCGCAAGGAGCCACCCGTGTCGACCTCACCGGAGGCGGTGACCCGATGA
- a CDS encoding nucleoside/nucleotide kinase family protein → MPAADVLAVEELVARARALADAGPRQLLGIAGAPGAGKSTLAERVVAELGGVARLVPMDGFHLAQAELRRLGLDARKGAVDTFDVVGYVSLLRRLHRLEPTSVWAPEFRRDLEEPVAGAIEVPPEVRLVVTEGNYLLLPDYPWDEVRALLHEAWFLDLDVEVRRRRLTARHEAYGRSPEQARAWALGSDETNAALVAGTADRADLVVRLADPPPA, encoded by the coding sequence ATGCCGGCCGCCGACGTGCTGGCCGTCGAGGAGCTGGTCGCGCGGGCCCGTGCCCTCGCCGACGCCGGCCCCCGCCAGTTGCTGGGGATCGCGGGCGCGCCCGGGGCGGGCAAGTCGACGCTGGCCGAGCGGGTCGTCGCCGAGCTGGGCGGGGTGGCCCGGCTGGTGCCCATGGACGGGTTCCACCTGGCGCAGGCGGAGCTGCGCCGGCTCGGCCTGGACGCGCGCAAGGGCGCGGTGGACACGTTCGACGTGGTCGGGTACGTGTCGCTGCTGCGCCGGCTGCATCGGCTGGAGCCGACGTCGGTGTGGGCCCCGGAGTTCCGCCGGGACCTGGAGGAGCCGGTCGCGGGGGCGATCGAGGTACCGCCGGAGGTTCGGCTGGTGGTGACCGAGGGCAACTACCTGCTGCTGCCGGACTACCCGTGGGACGAGGTGCGGGCGCTGCTGCACGAGGCGTGGTTCCTGGACCTGGACGTCGAGGTGCGGCGTCGCCGGCTGACCGCCCGGCACGAGGCGTACGGGCGGTCGCCGGAGCAGGCGCGGGCCTGGGCGCTGGGCAGCGACGAGACCAACGCGGCCCTGGTGGCCGGCACCGCCGACCGGGCGGACCTGGTGGTCCGGCTGGCCGACCCGCCGCCGGCCTGA
- a CDS encoding prephenate dehydrogenase: MVDSLRAAVVGTGLIGGSILLRLRERGVDVAGWDPDAATRAEGRARGVDFPDALADAVRDRDVVFLCGPLSSLPETLRAVSGLTGPDCVLTDVGSTKGGIAAYAAAHGLTGRFVPGHPMAGTERAGLTAASPALFDGAAWVLCPAAAGLDRFRTLAALLVGVFGARVVPLDPDAHDAAAALASHLPHLLAGVLAATVAEADLRDAALGLAAGSFRDGTRVVGTPAARTVDMLLNNRDQVLAQLDRVAGLLDRYAAALRGGDAAALAGLQQRARGLRLALLDRELPAAAPRVFPRALPHDLPPALPHDLPHDAEPADEARGAAADGELAYLLSLGAAGGYLTGCVVTDSTVTYTAHLPAAPG, from the coding sequence ATGGTGGACAGTCTCCGGGCCGCGGTGGTGGGCACCGGGCTCATCGGCGGCTCGATCCTGCTCCGGCTGCGGGAGCGGGGCGTCGACGTCGCCGGCTGGGATCCGGACGCCGCCACCCGGGCGGAGGGCCGCGCGCGGGGCGTCGACTTCCCCGACGCGCTGGCCGACGCCGTCCGCGACCGGGACGTGGTGTTCCTCTGCGGTCCGCTGTCCAGCCTGCCGGAGACCCTGCGCGCCGTCAGCGGGCTGACCGGCCCCGACTGCGTGCTCACCGACGTCGGCAGCACCAAGGGCGGGATCGCCGCGTACGCGGCGGCGCACGGGCTGACCGGCCGCTTCGTGCCGGGACATCCGATGGCCGGGACGGAGCGCGCCGGGCTGACCGCCGCCAGCCCCGCCCTCTTCGACGGGGCGGCCTGGGTGCTCTGCCCCGCGGCGGCGGGCCTCGACCGGTTCCGGACGCTGGCCGCCCTGCTCGTGGGGGTGTTCGGCGCGCGGGTCGTACCGCTGGATCCGGACGCCCACGACGCGGCCGCGGCCCTCGCCTCGCACCTGCCGCACCTGCTGGCCGGCGTCCTGGCCGCCACGGTGGCGGAGGCCGACCTGCGCGACGCCGCGCTGGGCCTGGCCGCCGGCAGCTTCCGCGACGGCACCCGCGTCGTCGGCACGCCGGCCGCCCGCACGGTGGACATGCTGCTGAACAACCGCGACCAGGTCCTCGCCCAGCTCGACCGGGTCGCCGGTCTCCTCGACCGGTACGCAGCCGCGCTGCGTGGCGGCGACGCGGCGGCCCTGGCCGGTCTCCAGCAGCGGGCGCGCGGGCTCCGGCTGGCGCTGCTCGACCGGGAGCTGCCCGCCGCCGCCCCCCGCGTCTTCCCGCGCGCACTCCCGCACGACCTTCCACCCGCACTTCCACATGACCTTCCGCACGACGCGGAGCCCGCCGACGAGGCGCGCGGCGCGGCGGCCGACGGCGAGCTGGCCTACCTGCTGTCGCTCGGTGCGGCCGGCGGCTACCTGACCGGCTGCGTGGTCACGGACTCCACGGTGACCTACACGGCCCACCTGCCCGCCGCCCCGGGTTAA
- a CDS encoding S9 family peptidase — translation MDFPELAARTRRFGHGAPRAVTVAGDGSRVMFLRSAGPEDPADALWLLDPATGEERLVADPVALLGAGGDPAALTPGERALRERRRLSAAGIGSYALDAAGRIAVFALAGRLFRADLVHGDVVEVATVGPVLDPRPDPTGERLAYVTDAADGVRRGELRVVAPDGTDSLLAGEDGGVTWGLPEHVAAEEFQRFRGYWWAPDGRGVLAARVDESRLPRWHLHDPADPASPPTTVAYPRAGGPNAEVSLHLLDLDDGWVDVHWDRETYPYLASVDWADGNPLLTVLRRSQQHGLVLAVDPRTGETQVHAELADPRWVEPIPGTPAHLPDGRVLVGGELAHDGYDARCLFADGTLLTPPSLYVRRVVGRLPGGNGPADLLVEASEGEPSQRHLYRVRTLIGGGVDARRMSGTPGWHAAAVGGDTLVVGTASLDQPGTTWAVWRGDREVAQLRSLAAAPPYAPRPTMVRVTDRRLPSAVVYPTQHVKGTRLPVLLDVYGGPGHQEVVAARAAWLERQWWADSGFAVVTVDNRGTPGVAPSFEKAVHRRLADVVLTDQIDALTALADKHPDLDLGRVGIRGWSFGGWLAGLAVLRHPELFRCGIAGAPVSDWTLYDTAYTERYLGLPEDGMDVYAHHSLLELAAEPPVPGEPARPLLLVHGLVDDNVVAAHTLRLSAALLAAGRPHSVLPLTGATHMAAGGLSERLLRLELDFLRTHLG, via the coding sequence GTGGACTTTCCGGAGCTGGCCGCCCGCACCCGCCGGTTCGGCCACGGGGCGCCGCGCGCCGTCACCGTGGCCGGCGACGGGTCCCGGGTGATGTTCCTGCGCTCGGCCGGTCCCGAGGATCCCGCCGACGCGCTCTGGCTGCTCGACCCGGCCACCGGCGAGGAGCGGCTGGTCGCCGACCCGGTGGCCCTGCTCGGCGCGGGCGGCGACCCGGCCGCTCTCACCCCCGGCGAGCGGGCGCTGCGCGAGCGGCGGCGGCTCAGCGCCGCCGGCATCGGCTCGTACGCGCTGGACGCGGCCGGCCGGATCGCGGTGTTCGCGCTGGCCGGGCGGCTGTTCCGGGCCGACCTGGTGCACGGCGACGTGGTCGAGGTGGCCACCGTCGGCCCGGTGCTCGACCCGCGCCCCGACCCCACCGGCGAGCGGCTGGCGTACGTCACCGACGCCGCCGACGGGGTCCGCCGGGGTGAGCTGCGGGTGGTGGCCCCCGACGGCACCGACAGCCTGCTGGCCGGCGAGGACGGCGGGGTCACCTGGGGGCTGCCCGAGCACGTCGCCGCCGAGGAGTTCCAGCGGTTCCGGGGCTACTGGTGGGCGCCCGACGGGCGCGGCGTGCTGGCCGCCCGCGTCGACGAGTCCCGCCTGCCCCGCTGGCACCTGCACGACCCGGCCGACCCGGCCAGCCCGCCGACCACGGTGGCGTACCCGCGGGCGGGCGGGCCGAATGCGGAGGTCAGCCTGCACCTGCTCGACCTCGACGACGGCTGGGTCGACGTGCACTGGGACCGGGAGACCTACCCGTACCTCGCCTCCGTCGACTGGGCCGACGGCAACCCGCTGCTCACCGTGCTGCGCCGGTCGCAGCAGCACGGCCTGGTGCTCGCGGTCGACCCGCGCACCGGCGAGACCCAGGTGCACGCCGAGCTGGCCGACCCGCGCTGGGTGGAGCCGATCCCCGGCACCCCGGCCCACCTGCCCGACGGGCGGGTGCTGGTCGGCGGCGAGCTGGCCCACGACGGGTACGACGCCCGCTGCCTGTTCGCCGACGGCACCCTGCTCACCCCGCCGTCGCTGTACGTGCGCCGGGTGGTGGGCCGGCTGCCCGGCGGCAACGGCCCGGCCGACCTGCTGGTGGAGGCGAGCGAGGGCGAGCCCAGCCAGCGGCACCTCTACCGGGTGCGGACGCTGATCGGCGGCGGCGTGGACGCCCGCCGGATGAGCGGCACCCCAGGGTGGCACGCGGCCGCCGTGGGCGGGGACACGCTGGTGGTCGGCACCGCGTCGCTGGACCAGCCGGGCACCACCTGGGCGGTGTGGCGCGGCGACCGGGAGGTCGCCCAGCTCCGCTCGCTGGCCGCCGCCCCGCCGTACGCGCCCCGGCCGACGATGGTGCGGGTGACCGACCGGCGGCTGCCCAGCGCGGTGGTCTACCCCACCCAGCACGTCAAGGGCACCCGGCTGCCGGTGCTGCTGGACGTCTACGGCGGGCCGGGGCACCAGGAGGTGGTGGCCGCGCGGGCGGCCTGGCTGGAGCGGCAGTGGTGGGCCGACTCGGGCTTCGCGGTGGTGACGGTCGACAACCGGGGCACCCCGGGGGTGGCCCCGTCGTTCGAGAAGGCGGTGCACCGCCGGCTGGCCGACGTGGTGCTGACCGACCAGATCGACGCGCTGACCGCGCTCGCCGACAAGCATCCCGACCTGGACCTGGGGCGGGTCGGCATCCGGGGCTGGTCGTTCGGGGGCTGGCTGGCCGGGCTGGCGGTGCTGCGCCACCCGGAGCTGTTCCGCTGCGGCATCGCCGGCGCCCCGGTCAGCGACTGGACGCTGTACGACACGGCGTACACCGAGCGCTACCTGGGCCTGCCGGAGGACGGCATGGACGTGTACGCGCACCACTCGCTGCTGGAGCTGGCGGCCGAACCGCCGGTGCCGGGTGAGCCGGCCCGGCCGCTGCTGCTGGTGCACGGCCTGGTCGACGACAACGTGGTGGCCGCGCACACGCTGCGGCTGTCGGCGGCGCTGCTGGCGGCGGGCCGCCCGCACTCGGTGCTGCCGCTGACCGGGGCCACCCACATGGCGGCGGGCGGCCTGTCGGAACGCCTGCTCCGCCTGGAGCTCGACTTCCTCCGCACCCACCTGGGGTGA
- a CDS encoding SIMPL domain-containing protein: MVDGPVVAVRGEAYREVPPELARFAVTATARDRSREAVLSRLAERAAAVRVLLDAAEPAVDRRETGDLRVWPQTRRSGERVVAWHGSVATTVTVTDFTALGELMLRLADQDQVEIAGPWWSLRPDSPAHRDARHAAIADALARAREYAEALGARVTALLELADTGPAPQPMFARAAFAGGGAESGGPPELDLDPQPQTVHAAVEARFTISEPVLG; encoded by the coding sequence ATGGTGGACGGACCGGTCGTGGCGGTGCGCGGCGAGGCGTACCGGGAGGTTCCGCCCGAGCTGGCGCGGTTCGCGGTGACCGCGACGGCCCGGGACCGCAGCCGGGAGGCCGTCCTGAGCCGGCTCGCCGAGCGGGCCGCCGCCGTGCGGGTGCTGCTCGACGCCGCCGAGCCGGCCGTGGACCGCCGGGAGACCGGTGACCTGCGGGTGTGGCCGCAGACGCGTCGCTCCGGCGAGCGGGTGGTGGCCTGGCACGGCAGCGTCGCCACCACCGTCACCGTCACCGACTTCACCGCGCTGGGCGAGCTGATGCTGCGGCTGGCCGACCAGGACCAGGTGGAGATCGCCGGCCCGTGGTGGTCGCTGCGGCCGGACAGCCCGGCCCACCGCGACGCCCGGCACGCCGCGATCGCCGACGCGCTGGCCCGCGCCCGGGAGTACGCGGAGGCGCTCGGCGCGCGGGTGACCGCCCTGCTGGAGCTGGCCGACACCGGTCCGGCCCCGCAGCCGATGTTCGCCCGTGCCGCGTTCGCCGGCGGCGGCGCGGAGTCCGGCGGCCCGCCGGAGCTGGACCTCGACCCGCAGCCGCAGACCGTGCACGCGGCGGTCGAGGCCCGGTTCACGATCTCCGAGCCGGTGCTGGGCTGA